Proteins encoded by one window of Lutibacter sp. A64:
- a CDS encoding DUF4294 domain-containing protein has protein sequence MIKEFKNLIFLIIILSNVILFAQAHKVKDSIPLSEQFIIFEGDTLLIELEEVLLMKKLKFKTNYDRRYYYWFRKKTFRAYPYAKLAAERVEVLNERIENIKSKRKKRIYTKRIQEYLEGEFTDQLKKLTRTEGRILIKLIHRQTGNTAFDLVKDLRSGWKAFWYNSTAKLFKLSLKEEYDPVNVEEDYLIEDILQRAFLDGYLEEQPSKLDFNFIELSSKEIVLPKPPAKKN, from the coding sequence ATGATAAAAGAGTTTAAAAACCTTATTTTCTTAATAATAATATTAAGTAATGTAATACTTTTTGCACAAGCGCATAAGGTAAAAGATTCTATACCTTTATCTGAACAATTTATAATTTTTGAAGGAGATACCTTATTAATAGAGCTAGAAGAAGTTTTATTAATGAAAAAACTCAAATTTAAAACAAACTATGATAGAAGATACTACTATTGGTTTAGGAAAAAAACATTTAGAGCGTATCCTTATGCTAAATTAGCTGCTGAAAGAGTAGAAGTTTTAAATGAAAGAATAGAAAACATTAAATCTAAACGAAAGAAAAGAATCTATACAAAACGAATTCAAGAATACTTAGAAGGAGAATTTACAGATCAATTAAAAAAATTGACACGCACAGAAGGAAGAATTTTAATTAAATTAATTCATAGGCAAACAGGCAATACAGCATTTGATTTGGTAAAAGATCTACGCAGTGGGTGGAAAGCATTTTGGTACAATTCTACTGCAAAACTTTTTAAGTTATCTTTAAAAGAAGAATATGACCCAGTAAATGTTGAAGAAGATTACTTAATTGAAGATATTTTGCAACGCGCTTTTTTAGATGGATATTTAGAAGAACAACCTTCAAAACTTGATTTTAATTTTATAGAACTTAGTTCTAAAGAAATTGTTTTACCAAAACCACCAGCTAAAAAGAATTAA
- a CDS encoding 3'-5' exonuclease: MFNFLKRKKYPQYWKDHIDKVLNSKKYTNYESIRFVALDTETTGFDYNNDRILCIGAVAIINNKIQVNDSFEVYIKQTIFNKETIKIHGIRKNGTERKVSEEEALIQFLEYLDDAIIIAHHTKFDITMINQALKRLHIGPIQSKQLDTNYIHKKIATENRFKKLFSLDELCNIYNITMHDRHTASGDALLTALVFLKLTSKFKKNNILNLTELIRTNYYLKH; the protein is encoded by the coding sequence ATGTTTAATTTTTTAAAAAGAAAAAAATATCCGCAATACTGGAAAGACCATATAGATAAAGTATTAAACTCTAAAAAATACACGAATTATGAATCTATAAGATTTGTGGCTTTAGATACTGAGACTACAGGATTTGATTATAATAACGATAGAATACTTTGTATAGGTGCTGTAGCTATTATAAATAATAAAATTCAGGTGAATGATTCTTTTGAAGTTTATATAAAACAAACAATTTTTAATAAAGAAACTATTAAAATTCACGGCATCCGAAAAAATGGTACCGAACGCAAAGTAAGCGAAGAAGAAGCGCTAATTCAGTTTTTAGAATATTTAGATGATGCCATTATTATTGCACATCATACAAAGTTTGATATTACTATGATAAATCAAGCTTTAAAACGTTTGCATATTGGACCTATTCAATCTAAACAATTAGACACTAATTATATTCATAAAAAAATTGCTACAGAAAATAGATTTAAAAAACTCTTTAGCTTAGACGAACTTTGTAATATTTACAATATAACAATGCATGATAGACATACTGCTTCTGGAGATGCACTTTTAACAGCTTTGGTGTTTTTAAAACTCACTTCTAAATTCAAAAAGAATAATATTTTAAATTTAACTGAATTAATTAGAACAAATTACTATTTAAAACATTAG
- a CDS encoding DUF294 nucleotidyltransferase-like domain-containing protein, which translates to MKNTIAERILDFLKGYPPFNLISKPTLLEIAKKVEIQYFEKDQIILSQNDSPHEHFYIIYEGAVRLYRFAEDKKHVLDICDEGDLFGLRPLIMKENYLMGAAANEETILYGIPIKLFNDIILSYPKVSQFLIASFATNTRDPFSEKHKGKLFANIEAIKKVENSFIETQSIKYTLNPLTCSTTTTVKEAALIMTNNVINSIVITEDKKPIGIITDKDIRTKIGTGRFKITDTAEMVMTQPVITFPENISVAEAQIALLKHKVSHLCITKDGTDSSELVGILSEQDLNLIQGNNPLFLIKEIKKAKDAETLKYIRSKTSDLTKGYIKQEIPIYFITKVISEINTAITKRAIQLSIKEIGKQPPVSYTWFAVGSQGRKEQLLMTDQDNALVFENVEPSEYETVKSYFLELATKVTEKLNSVGFDYCPANIMASNPKWCLSIKEWKQQFKEWIKDPIPEKILLSIIFYDFELVYGDAKLYNNMAKSVLKHIKKNQLFLGFLSKATLDNPAPLGFFKQFLVELDGENKDNFDIKSRAIRPLTDAARIFSLYHGLQVNNTIARFEKLMEVEPQNADLFESCANAFKILLQFRTSQGLANNDTGRYVDINNLSKADRLKLKSCFKPIKNIQDSLKLRFKIL; encoded by the coding sequence ATGAAAAACACCATTGCAGAAAGGATTCTCGATTTTTTAAAAGGTTATCCGCCATTTAATTTAATTTCAAAACCTACATTATTAGAAATTGCTAAAAAAGTAGAAATTCAATATTTTGAAAAAGATCAGATTATATTAAGTCAAAACGACAGTCCGCACGAGCATTTTTATATTATTTATGAAGGAGCTGTTAGACTTTATAGGTTTGCTGAAGATAAAAAACATGTATTAGATATTTGTGATGAAGGTGATTTATTTGGTTTAAGACCTCTTATAATGAAGGAAAATTATTTAATGGGTGCAGCTGCAAACGAAGAAACCATATTATATGGTATACCTATTAAACTTTTTAATGATATTATTTTAAGTTACCCAAAAGTAAGTCAGTTTTTAATTGCAAGTTTTGCCACCAACACAAGAGATCCTTTTTCTGAAAAACATAAAGGAAAATTATTTGCCAATATTGAAGCTATTAAAAAGGTAGAAAATAGCTTTATTGAAACACAATCTATTAAATATACGCTTAATCCTTTAACTTGTTCAACAACAACTACAGTAAAAGAAGCTGCTTTAATAATGACAAATAACGTTATAAACTCAATTGTTATAACTGAAGATAAAAAACCTATTGGAATTATTACAGATAAAGACATACGTACAAAAATAGGAACTGGACGTTTTAAAATTACGGACACTGCCGAAATGGTAATGACACAGCCAGTAATAACTTTTCCCGAAAACATATCGGTTGCAGAAGCACAAATAGCATTGCTTAAACATAAAGTTTCTCATTTATGTATCACAAAAGATGGAACAGACTCTTCGGAACTAGTAGGTATTTTATCTGAGCAAGATTTAAATTTAATACAAGGCAACAACCCGCTATTTTTAATTAAAGAAATAAAAAAAGCTAAAGATGCGGAAACTTTAAAATATATTAGATCTAAAACATCCGATTTAACCAAAGGTTATATTAAACAAGAAATACCTATTTATTTTATTACTAAAGTTATTTCAGAAATTAATACGGCTATTACAAAAAGAGCAATACAATTATCTATTAAAGAAATTGGCAAACAACCACCTGTTTCATATACCTGGTTTGCTGTTGGAAGTCAAGGTAGAAAAGAACAATTGTTAATGACTGACCAAGATAATGCCTTGGTATTTGAAAATGTTGAACCTTCGGAATATGAAACTGTAAAATCGTACTTTTTAGAACTCGCTACCAAAGTAACAGAGAAATTAAACAGTGTAGGTTTCGATTACTGCCCAGCTAATATTATGGCAAGTAATCCAAAATGGTGTTTGTCTATTAAAGAATGGAAGCAACAATTTAAAGAATGGATAAAAGATCCAATTCCAGAAAAAATTTTACTGAGCATTATTTTTTACGACTTTGAACTAGTATATGGAGATGCAAAACTCTATAACAATATGGCTAAAAGTGTATTAAAACATATTAAAAAAAATCAATTGTTTTTAGGTTTTTTAAGTAAAGCTACCTTAGACAATCCTGCCCCTTTAGGATTTTTTAAACAATTTTTAGTTGAACTAGATGGAGAAAATAAAGATAATTTTGATATAAAATCTAGAGCTATTAGACCACTAACTGATGCTGCTAGAATATTTTCACTCTACCACGGTCTTCAAGTAAATAATACCATTGCAAGATTTGAAAAACTTATGGAGGTAGAACCTCAAAATGCAGATTTATTTGAATCTTGTGCAAACGCTTTTAAAATATTATTACAATTTAGAACTTCTCAAGGTTTAGCAAATAATGATACTGGAAGGTATGTAGATATTAATAACTTAAGTAAAGCGGATAGATTAAAATTAAAAAGCTGCTTTAAACCTATTAAAAACATTCAAGATTCGTTAAAACTTCGTTTTAAAATACTTTAA
- a CDS encoding NUDIX hydrolase has translation MDEYIDLLNNTGKPNGTTCLKSEAHKKGLFHASAHIWIFNNNKEVLIQKRASNKETFPNLWDVSVAGHISAGEKPIVSALREVEEEIGLIVKPDNLYYIGTSKKRIEHKKDLIDNELHHIYICNINFDINSLKIQTEEVSEIKSITFQSLIEAVNSKNNNFVPHGKDYYNFVFNAIKNTLSFK, from the coding sequence ATGGACGAATATATTGACTTATTAAATAATACTGGTAAACCAAACGGAACAACTTGTTTAAAATCTGAAGCACATAAAAAAGGACTTTTTCATGCAAGTGCTCATATTTGGATTTTTAATAACAATAAAGAAGTACTTATTCAAAAAAGAGCTTCTAACAAAGAGACATTTCCAAATTTATGGGACGTTTCTGTTGCTGGACATATTTCTGCAGGAGAAAAACCAATTGTTTCTGCCCTAAGAGAAGTTGAAGAAGAAATTGGTTTAATTGTAAAGCCCGATAACCTTTATTATATAGGAACTTCAAAAAAAAGAATTGAGCATAAAAAAGATTTAATAGATAATGAATTACATCATATATATATATGTAATATAAATTTTGATATAAATTCTTTAAAAATTCAAACAGAAGAAGTCTCAGAAATAAAATCTATAACATTTCAATCTTTAATAGAGGCTGTAAACTCCAAAAACAATAATTTTGTTCCTCACGGAAAAGACTACTATAATTTTGTTTTTAACGCCATAAAAAATACACTTAGTTTTAAGTAA
- a CDS encoding M42 family metallopeptidase, translated as MMSNNIIKKESIDFLEKYLNNASPTGYESEGQKIWMDYLKPYVDTFITDNYGTAVGVINPDAKFKVVIEGHADEISWYVNYITPEGLIYVIRNGGSDHQIAPSKVVNIHTKKGVVKGVFGWPAIHTRIGGKEETPKLDNIFIDVGCKTKEEVEKLGVHVGCVITYPDEFFILNENNFVCRALDNRMGGFMIAEVARLLKENEIKLDFGLYITNSVQEEIGLRGAEMITQTIKPNVAIVTDVCHDTTTPMINKMKEGETKSGDGPVISYAPAVQNNLRELIIETAESKKIPFQRLASSRATGTDTDAFAYSNGGVPSALISLALRYMHTTVEMVHKDDVENVIRLIYESLLKIDPKKGFSYFN; from the coding sequence ATTATGAGTAATAATATTATAAAAAAAGAATCTATTGACTTTTTAGAAAAATATTTAAATAATGCGTCTCCTACTGGATATGAAAGTGAAGGTCAAAAAATTTGGATGGATTATTTAAAACCGTATGTGGATACCTTTATAACAGATAACTATGGCACTGCGGTTGGTGTAATAAATCCTGATGCTAAATTTAAGGTTGTTATAGAAGGACATGCAGATGAAATTTCTTGGTATGTTAACTATATTACACCTGAAGGATTGATATATGTTATTAGAAATGGAGGAAGCGATCACCAAATTGCGCCTTCTAAAGTTGTAAATATTCATACTAAAAAAGGTGTTGTAAAAGGTGTTTTTGGATGGCCAGCAATACATACACGTATTGGCGGAAAGGAAGAAACCCCTAAATTAGACAATATTTTTATTGATGTTGGCTGTAAAACAAAAGAAGAAGTTGAAAAACTTGGTGTTCATGTTGGTTGCGTTATCACATATCCAGATGAATTTTTTATTTTAAACGAAAATAACTTTGTTTGTAGAGCTTTAGACAATAGAATGGGCGGATTTATGATTGCTGAAGTTGCTCGTTTATTAAAAGAAAATGAAATTAAACTTGATTTTGGCTTGTATATTACAAATTCTGTTCAAGAAGAGATTGGATTACGAGGTGCCGAAATGATAACCCAAACAATAAAACCAAATGTTGCTATTGTTACTGATGTTTGTCACGACACCACAACTCCAATGATTAATAAAATGAAAGAAGGAGAAACCAAATCTGGTGATGGACCTGTTATTAGTTATGCTCCGGCGGTACAAAATAATTTAAGAGAACTTATAATTGAAACCGCTGAATCTAAAAAAATTCCATTTCAAAGATTAGCTTCTTCTAGAGCAACAGGTACAGATACAGATGCTTTTGCTTATAGTAATGGTGGGGTGCCTTCTGCCTTAATAAGTTTAGCATTACGCTATATGCATACTACTGTGGAAATGGTACATAAAGATGATGTGGAAAATGTAATACGATTAATCTACGAATCACTATTAAAAATTGATCCTAAAAAAGGATTCAGTTATTTTAACTAA
- a CDS encoding aminotransferase class I/II-fold pyridoxal phosphate-dependent enzyme yields MKDLFERIVKDKGPLGKWAKQAEGYYVFPKLEGEISNRMKFNGKEVITWSINDYLGLSNHPDVRKADADAAAEYGMAYPMGARMMSGHTKYHEQLERECAEFVEKEAAYLVNFGYQGMLSAIDALVTKHDVIVYDVDAHACIIDGVRLHHGKRYTYKHNDIESLEKNLQRATKIAEENNGGILVISEGVFGMRGEQGKLKEIVELKEKYNFRLLVDDAHGFGTLGKDGKGTGVEQGVQDDIDVYFATFAKSMAGIGAFFAADKDIIQYLQYNMRSQMFAKSLPMPMVKGALKRLDMLRTMPELKQKLWQNVNALQNGLKENGFNIGRTNTCVTPVFLEGDIPEAMAMVNDLRENYGIFCSIVVYPVIPKGLIILRLIPTATHTQEDVDITIKSFSAIREKLEKGIYKRIAASMV; encoded by the coding sequence ATGAAAGATTTATTTGAAAGAATAGTTAAAGATAAAGGTCCATTAGGAAAATGGGCAAAACAAGCAGAAGGCTATTATGTATTCCCTAAATTAGAAGGAGAAATTTCTAATAGGATGAAATTTAACGGAAAAGAAGTAATCACTTGGAGTATTAATGATTATTTAGGCTTATCAAATCATCCAGATGTTAGAAAAGCAGATGCAGATGCAGCAGCAGAATATGGAATGGCATACCCAATGGGTGCAAGAATGATGTCTGGACATACAAAATACCACGAACAACTAGAAAGAGAATGTGCCGAATTTGTTGAGAAAGAGGCTGCTTATTTAGTGAATTTTGGTTATCAAGGAATGTTGTCAGCTATTGATGCACTTGTAACTAAACATGATGTTATTGTGTATGATGTAGATGCACACGCTTGTATAATTGATGGTGTAAGATTACATCACGGTAAACGTTATACTTATAAACATAATGATATTGAAAGTTTAGAAAAAAACTTACAAAGAGCTACTAAAATTGCTGAAGAAAACAATGGTGGAATTTTAGTAATTTCTGAAGGTGTTTTTGGAATGAGAGGGGAGCAGGGTAAATTAAAAGAAATTGTAGAACTTAAAGAAAAATACAATTTTAGATTACTTGTAGATGATGCTCACGGATTTGGAACATTAGGTAAAGATGGTAAAGGTACTGGTGTAGAACAAGGAGTACAAGACGATATTGATGTTTATTTTGCAACTTTTGCAAAATCTATGGCTGGTATTGGAGCATTTTTTGCTGCGGATAAAGATATTATTCAATATTTACAATACAATATGCGTTCTCAAATGTTTGCAAAATCGTTGCCAATGCCAATGGTAAAAGGTGCTTTAAAACGTTTGGATATGTTACGTACAATGCCTGAGTTAAAACAAAAACTTTGGCAAAATGTAAATGCTCTTCAAAATGGATTAAAAGAAAACGGATTTAATATTGGAAGAACAAATACTTGTGTAACTCCTGTATTTTTAGAAGGTGATATTCCAGAAGCAATGGCTATGGTAAATGATTTAAGAGAAAATTATGGAATATTTTGTTCAATTGTAGTGTATCCTGTAATACCAAAAGGATTAATTATTCTTAGATTAATACCAACAGCGACACATACTCAAGAAGATGTTGATATCACTATTAAATCATTCTCAGCTATACGTGAAAAACTTGAAAAAGGAATTTACAAACGTATTGCAGCTTCAATGGTATAA
- a CDS encoding S9 family peptidase — MSKNKIFAPIADKIEKQLIIHNDIRIDNYYWLNDRENPKVIDYLNAENQYYNFKTAHTKQLQKDLFEEMKSRIKEDDESVPYKKNNYFYITRFKTGKQYPIYARKKAILEAEEEIMFDVNILAEGYNYYKLSGLSISPNNKYAAFGVDTVGRREYTLQFKNLETGEIFPEKIENTTGGGTWSTDNKTVFYTQKNPTTLRSEKIFRHILGTDPALDVEVFYEEDETFNTYVSRSKSDKFIIIGSYSTVSTEYRILEADNPTGDFRIFQKRERDLEYNIAHYGTSFYVLTNKDNASNFKLMKTSVNKTLKENWVDVVPHRTDVLLEDISIFKEFLVLEERSNGLNKIRIIRWDDSEDFYLPFNEETYSAGVYYNPEFDTNTIRYGYNSMTTPSSVIDFNVDTKTNDVKKEQEVLGGKFNKQNYKSERLWATAKDGTKVAISLVYRKNTKISKDTPLLLYGYGSYGHTIDAGFSSTRLSLLDRGFVFAIAHVRGSEYLGRNWYENGKLLNKLNTFHDFIDCAKFLIEKNYTSSKHLYASGGSAGGLLIGAVINIKPELFKGVVASVPFVDVLTTMLDDTIPLTTGEYDEWGNPNEKKFYDYMKLYSPYDNVKSQNYPNILVTTGLHDSQVQYFEPAKWVAKLRELKTGSNILILHTDMESGHGGASGRFDALKEIARDYSFIIDLEDTE; from the coding sequence ATGTCTAAAAATAAAATATTTGCTCCAATTGCAGATAAAATAGAGAAGCAATTAATTATTCATAATGATATTAGGATAGATAATTATTATTGGTTAAATGATAGAGAAAATCCAAAAGTAATAGATTATTTAAACGCTGAAAACCAGTATTACAACTTTAAAACTGCTCATACTAAACAGTTACAAAAAGATTTATTTGAAGAAATGAAATCTAGAATTAAGGAAGATGATGAGTCCGTTCCTTATAAAAAGAATAATTATTTCTACATTACACGTTTTAAAACTGGAAAACAATACCCAATTTATGCTCGAAAAAAAGCAATATTAGAAGCTGAAGAAGAAATAATGTTTGATGTAAATATTTTAGCTGAAGGTTATAATTATTACAAACTATCTGGTTTATCCATTAGCCCAAATAATAAATATGCTGCTTTTGGCGTAGATACTGTAGGCAGAAGAGAATATACCTTACAGTTTAAAAACCTAGAAACAGGAGAAATTTTTCCTGAAAAAATTGAAAACACAACAGGAGGTGGAACATGGTCTACAGATAATAAAACGGTTTTTTATACACAAAAAAATCCTACTACTTTAAGAAGCGAAAAAATATTTCGCCATATTTTAGGAACCGACCCAGCTTTAGATGTTGAAGTTTTTTATGAAGAAGATGAAACATTTAACACCTATGTTAGTAGATCAAAATCAGATAAATTTATAATAATTGGAAGTTATAGTACAGTATCTACAGAATATAGAATTTTAGAAGCCGATAATCCAACGGGTGATTTTAGAATATTTCAAAAGCGTGAACGAGATTTAGAATACAATATAGCACATTATGGTACTAGTTTTTATGTATTAACAAATAAAGATAATGCAAGCAACTTTAAGTTGATGAAAACTTCTGTTAATAAAACATTAAAAGAAAATTGGGTAGATGTTGTTCCGCATAGAACCGATGTTTTGTTAGAAGATATCTCAATTTTTAAAGAATTTTTAGTTTTAGAAGAACGCAGTAACGGGCTTAATAAAATTAGAATTATACGATGGGATGATTCAGAAGATTTTTATCTTCCTTTTAATGAAGAAACCTATTCGGCAGGGGTTTATTACAATCCAGAATTTGATACAAATACAATTCGTTACGGATACAACTCTATGACTACACCAAGTTCTGTAATAGATTTTAATGTAGATACTAAAACGAATGATGTAAAAAAAGAACAAGAAGTTTTAGGAGGTAAATTTAACAAACAAAATTATAAAAGCGAGCGTTTATGGGCTACAGCTAAAGATGGAACAAAAGTAGCAATATCTTTAGTGTACCGTAAAAACACCAAAATTTCTAAAGATACACCACTTTTATTGTACGGTTATGGCTCTTACGGACATACAATTGATGCGGGGTTTAGCTCAACGCGATTAAGTTTATTAGACAGGGGCTTTGTTTTTGCAATAGCACATGTTAGAGGTAGCGAATACTTAGGCCGTAATTGGTACGAAAATGGTAAATTATTAAATAAATTAAATACTTTTCACGATTTTATAGATTGTGCAAAATTTTTAATTGAAAAAAATTACACTTCATCTAAGCATTTATATGCAAGTGGAGGATCTGCAGGAGGCTTATTAATAGGGGCTGTAATAAATATAAAACCAGAGTTGTTTAAAGGTGTAGTTGCTTCAGTACCTTTTGTAGATGTGTTAACAACTATGTTAGACGATACTATTCCGTTAACAACTGGAGAATATGATGAATGGGGAAATCCAAATGAAAAGAAATTTTACGATTATATGAAGTTATATTCACCTTATGATAACGTTAAAAGTCAAAATTATCCAAATATTTTGGTTACTACAGGGCTACATGACTCTCAAGTACAATATTTTGAACCTGCAAAATGGGTGGCAAAACTTAGAGAATTAAAAACAGGTAGTAATATTTTAATTTTACATACCGATATGGAATCCGGGCACGGAGGGGCTTCTGGAAGGTTTGACGCTTTAAAAGAGATTGCAAGAGACTACAGTTTTATTATTGATCTTGAAGATACAGAATAA
- a CDS encoding YbaB/EbfC family nucleoid-associated protein codes for MFGDLSGMMGKLKEAQEKIEATKVRLNTIYIDGEAGNGKVKVTVTANRLVKNISISEELTDKEEIEDYVLIALNKALEKAQTISEAELAAAAKDGMPNIPGMDMFR; via the coding sequence ATGTTTGGAGATTTATCTGGTATGATGGGAAAATTAAAAGAAGCTCAAGAAAAAATTGAAGCTACTAAAGTTAGATTAAATACTATTTATATTGATGGTGAAGCTGGAAATGGTAAGGTTAAAGTTACAGTTACTGCCAATAGGTTAGTTAAAAATATTTCAATTTCTGAAGAATTAACTGATAAAGAAGAAATTGAAGACTATGTTTTAATAGCATTAAATAAAGCTCTGGAAAAAGCACAAACAATTAGCGAAGCTGAACTAGCTGCAGCCGCCAAAGATGGAATGCCAAATATACCCGGCATGGATATGTTTAGATAA
- a CDS encoding PLP-dependent cysteine synthase family protein has translation MTQNKGIINNILELIGDTPLIRLNTITKDLPGNYYAKYEGFNPGHSMKDRIALHIIEEAEKQGLLKEGSTVIETTSGNTGFSMAMVSIIKGYKCILAVSSKAAPGKINMLKAMGAKVYVCPAHVKADDPRSYYEVAKRLHAETANSVYINQYFNYLNTEAHYNSTGPEIWQQTNGEITHLVAASGTGGTISGTSKYLKEQNPAIKTLGVDAFGSILKKFHETREFDKNEIYPYRIEGLGKNLIPTATDFDVIDVFEKVTDEAAAHRARELAITEGLFTGYTSGAIVQATKQYAEKGMFDENSKVVLILPDHGSRYMEKIYSDNWMVEQGFFDSQKHAHQEVEYIK, from the coding sequence ATGACACAAAATAAAGGTATAATTAACAATATTTTAGAGCTTATAGGCGATACTCCCTTAATTAGACTTAATACAATAACAAAAGATCTTCCCGGTAATTATTACGCAAAATACGAAGGATTTAATCCAGGGCACTCAATGAAAGATAGGATTGCTCTACATATAATAGAAGAAGCTGAAAAGCAAGGATTATTAAAAGAAGGTAGTACAGTAATAGAAACTACCTCGGGTAATACTGGTTTTAGTATGGCTATGGTAAGCATTATTAAAGGTTATAAATGTATTTTGGCAGTTTCATCAAAAGCAGCACCTGGTAAAATTAATATGCTAAAAGCAATGGGAGCAAAAGTTTATGTTTGCCCTGCACATGTAAAAGCAGATGATCCAAGATCTTATTATGAAGTAGCTAAAAGATTACATGCAGAAACAGCAAATTCAGTATATATCAATCAATATTTTAATTATTTAAACACAGAAGCTCACTATAACTCTACAGGTCCAGAAATTTGGCAACAAACAAACGGTGAAATAACTCATTTAGTGGCAGCAAGTGGTACTGGAGGAACAATTTCTGGTACTTCAAAATATTTAAAAGAACAAAATCCGGCAATTAAAACTCTTGGAGTAGATGCTTTTGGTTCAATTTTAAAGAAATTTCATGAAACAAGAGAGTTTGATAAAAACGAAATTTATCCTTATAGAATAGAAGGTTTAGGAAAAAATTTAATTCCAACAGCAACAGATTTTGATGTTATTGATGTTTTTGAAAAAGTAACTGATGAAGCAGCTGCACATAGAGCTAGAGAATTAGCTATAACCGAAGGTTTATTTACAGGATATACAAGTGGAGCCATAGTTCAAGCTACTAAACAATATGCTGAAAAAGGGATGTTTGATGAGAATTCTAAAGTAGTTTTAATATTACCAGATCACGGATCTCGTTATATGGAAAAGATATATAGTGATAACTGGATGGTAGAGCAAGGCTTTTTTGATTCTCAAAAACATGCACACCAAGAAGTAGAATATATTAAGTAA
- the porQ gene encoding type IX secretion system protein PorQ, producing the protein MRQLFLILLFTSLQLFSQVGGESIYNFLNIPGSARQAALGGNVLTLMDDVNQPSWNPATINDSHHNNFSVSYLNYLADLNIATVAYAYKINDKIGTFHTAINYLNYGKFIGADEQGLETGSFKAYDLAFSIGYAYNIPNSNFYIGANLKFINSVIENYSSLGIGTDLAILFNAKDVPYNFTLVVRNLGYQVTAYDETKEDLPTQIDFGISYKLQNVPIRWFLTIDNLQKWDISVSNPSNNITDIDGTVTEEEIKFFDNAIRHFTIGTELFSENAFNIRLGYNFRRSKELMLIDKRTFSGFTAGFGLKMNKLKFNYAFTKYHPASNVSTFSLLINLN; encoded by the coding sequence ATGAGACAACTATTTTTAATTTTATTATTTACATCATTACAACTATTTTCACAAGTAGGTGGTGAAAGTATATATAATTTTTTAAACATACCTGGCTCGGCAAGACAGGCTGCATTGGGAGGGAATGTTTTAACTTTAATGGATGATGTAAATCAACCTAGTTGGAATCCTGCAACCATAAATGATAGTCATCACAATAACTTTTCAGTTAGTTATTTAAATTATTTGGCTGATCTAAATATTGCTACAGTTGCTTATGCTTATAAAATTAATGATAAAATTGGTACTTTTCATACTGCTATAAATTATTTAAATTATGGTAAATTTATAGGAGCTGATGAGCAAGGTTTAGAAACAGGTAGTTTTAAAGCATATGATTTAGCTTTTTCAATAGGATATGCATATAATATTCCTAATTCAAATTTTTATATAGGTGCTAATTTAAAATTTATCAATTCTGTTATTGAAAATTATTCTTCTTTAGGTATTGGAACAGATTTGGCAATTTTATTTAATGCTAAAGATGTACCATATAATTTTACTTTAGTTGTTAGAAATTTAGGTTATCAGGTTACAGCATATGATGAAACAAAAGAAGATTTACCAACTCAAATAGATTTTGGAATTTCTTATAAACTACAAAATGTACCTATTAGATGGTTTTTAACAATTGATAACCTACAAAAGTGGGATATTTCTGTTAGTAATCCATCTAACAATATAACTGATATAGATGGAACTGTTACAGAAGAAGAAATTAAGTTTTTTGATAATGCAATTCGACATTTTACTATTGGTACTGAGCTTTTTTCTGAAAATGCATTTAATATACGATTAGGATATAATTTTAGACGTTCTAAAGAATTAATGTTGATTGATAAAAGAACATTTTCTGGTTTTACTGCTGGTTTTGGTTTAAAAATGAATAAACTAAAATTTAATTATGCATTTACAAAATACCACCCAGCTTCTAACGTTAGTACATTTAGTCTTCTTATAAATTTAAATTAA